The proteins below come from a single Miscanthus floridulus cultivar M001 chromosome 1, ASM1932011v1, whole genome shotgun sequence genomic window:
- the LOC136499801 gene encoding uncharacterized protein — translation MNTSDCRACLDGSTQDMATYADGSLTGGDLARDTLTLPTAPSESDAIPGFVFGCGHDNTGFFGTEDGLIGLGRRSVSLSSQAAGRYGGPVFSYCLPSLSSGAGYLALGVCGAAGERVVHGDGAQPRPAVAVLRPARRRHGRRAGGEGPSGENARQLGHPAHQPPRQHVRRGLVGVRVPDGEVQVQEGARAAIPLQLHRPRRSAGAGGGPRVIQISDSANRAPCVKRFTWIFSFAAITMQRGLDGHNCCVTGCKAKNPLYAFVRKELKRRTCT, via the coding sequence ATGAACACGTCAGACTGCCGCGCGTGCCTTGACGGCTCGACGCAGGACATGGCCACGTACGCCGACGGGTCGCTGACCGGCGGCGACCTCGCGCGCGACACGCTGACGCTGCCGACGGCGCCGTCCGAGTCCGACGCGATCCCGGGCTTCGTCTTCGGGTGCGGCCACGACAACACCGGTTTCTTCGGCACGGAGGACGGGCTCATCGGCCTCGGCCGCAGAAGCGTGTCGCTGTCGTCGCAGGCGGCGGGCAGGTACGGCGGCCCGGTGTTCTCCTACTGCCTGCCGTCGCTGTCGAGCGGCGCCGGGTACCTGGCCCTCGGCGTCTGCGGCGCCGCCGGCGAACGCGTAGTTCACGGCGATGGTGCCCAGCCGCGACCTGCCGTCGCTGTACTTCGTCCGGCTCGTCGGCGTCATGGTCGCCGGGCAGGCGGTGAAGGTCCCAGCGGCGAGAATGCTCGTCAACTCGGGCACCCAGCGCACCAACCTCCCCGACAGCACGTTCGCCGCGGTCTGGTCGGCGTTCGCGTGCCTGATGGGGAGGTACAGGTACAGGAGGGCGCCCGGGCTGCCATTCCTCTACAACTTCACCGGCCACGCCGCAGTGCGGGTGCCGGCGGTGGCCCTCGTGTTATTCAGATCTCAGATTCTGCAAATAGGGCACCCTGTGTAAAACGGTTTACCTGGATCTTCTCTTTTGCAGCAATCACAATGCAGAGAGGATTGGATGGACACAATTGCTGTGTGACAGGATGCAAGGCTAAGAACCCTCTGTATGCATTTGTGCGAAAAGAGCTGAAGAGAAGGACGTGCACATAA